The region ttattttaatataataaaaatgtggtatttttactgaattttataaattttatcataagTGTAGGagatgaattaaaataattgaagtCGTTATTGAAAATAATGCATTTTATTATATCTTGCGCTGTTCTTAATAATGGGTTAATTTAGTAAAAGCGTCGTATTCTAATGTAACATCATGAGTCGgaagagatataataataatttaataaataatctgaaaaagatgatattttattaaaacacgttaaaaatgtaatatttaaaaaaaaaattctctttgtTTGACTCCAAACCAAACCCATGAAACTATTGGTGCTAAAATTATAGTATTATTATCCATCAAAGGATAAGGATAGGGATTAAAATGTaataagttaattttattttgaaataaaatacgTAATAATTGAACCGTTCCGCCCAACTTGAACTAATGAATTCTGGACTGACGCAGGCTTCCTGTTCATGCATGTGCGTAACGcgggaaaaataaataacaaaaatggtCAGCTACGTGATGATTGAATTGAGTTGACTTTCCTCCAAATTAGTGGAGCAGCCGCCCCTCCCAAATCCCCTCTATATATGCCATTAATTCTCCTCCCCCTCCGTCTCGCGGTGGCAGCCACTCCATCAAATTAATCGCTTCTTGTTGAAAtcaattagatatatatataattaatcaaattatggGCGACACAACCACCACCACTCCAGCGTCTTCCTCAAGCTCCGGCGGCAGCAGCAGTCCCACGACTGAGGCGGCCTTCTCCGGCTTAGCCAACATCATCAAGCTTCTTCCCACCGGAACAGTTCTCCTGTTCCAGTTCCTCAACCCCGTCCTCACCAACAACGGCCAGTGCAGCGACTCCAACAAGTCCGTCGCTGCCGCCGTCATCGCCCTCTGCGGCCTCTCCTGCTTCGTCTCCTCCTTCACCGACAGCTACGAGGGCAGCGACGGCCGGACCCACTACGGCTTCGTCACCCTGAAGGGAATCAGGCCGTCGCCGGCCGCCGAGTCGGTGGACCTGTCGGCGTACAAGATTGGGTTCGGGGACTTTGTCCACGCCGCCTTCTCGGTGATGGTGTTTGCGGCAGTGTCGCTTCTGGATTCCAACACCGTGGAATGCTTTTATCCGTCTTTTCAGTCGACTCAGAAATCCCTGGTCATGGCTTTGCCGCCGGTGATAGGCGCCGCGGCCAGCACCTTGTTCGCTGTGTTTCCGAACAAGCGGCATGGGATTGGGTACGCTTCCTCGAGCCAACAGAATTCAAATAAATCTTCGTCGGCTGTTGGACCGAACCAGAATGAATCGACTCCAGATAACAATCAGTCTTCTGTCTGATCGATCGATGAAATTAATGACACATGTAAACATACCAATGGATAAGAAAGTTACATTATAATTAAGGATTGTGAAGCTCCCAATATGTCAGAGAGCTGCTTATAGTTTTTTCGTTCAGAAACTACATTTAATAAAGTGAATTTTTGTAGAATTGtgttaataaatattcttttatgttttaatttttttaaaaaaaaatttgtgggtGAAATCCAATTGTAACATTAGATACTGGTgcttacaaattaattaatttaataatcatAAGTAGCAACAAGATAGGGATCAATTTTAAATGATGAAATGACAAGGTGACATACATATCTTACTAGGGTTTTATAACTCATAGCTTACGGAACTATGCTACTTGTACATAGAGAGCTATAATTTGGGCTATACGCATGCtcaaatgatcaaaatattccTCACTCAATTGTAAATTTACTTCCTCTTCCCTTGATCAcctcattttttctctctccctttctctaaCCATATCCCGGGATTGTCTATCGCCACCTTTGACTTGTCACATTGCACCGACTATCGTTATATCCCCACCACGAAGAGGGGGATACGGAAATAATAGCGCACGAGATGCGAGTTGAAGGCGACGAGAGAAAGACGACGATAGACGATCGCCGGAGACCGCCataagaaaaaggagaaatttAGAAGAGGTGGCCAATGAAAAGtagaataaatttataattaagtgaggagtgttttaattatttatatatatatatatatatagtctaaaATATAACTttatgtacaaataacattattttaaaagtCATGAGtgaaaaaaattacaagtaaCTAGGGAGATGagttgtgtgtatatatattatatatatatttgttgaattTGGATGCAAAGAGATAGATGTCATGTCATGTCCACCCCCCAACGAGTAAAATGAATccaatattattttcttccgtctgaatgaatttaatttgagttttcaaCTTTGACATTTGACTCAGtcctccattccattccatacAAATTAAATGATGAGTTCATACTTCCCACTCGATCTCGGCGAACTTTATAAGAAAGATAGTAGTGATCAGTAGTAGACGACAAGAGCAGACTTTTCTTGCAACAATAATTTGAAACAATTGATCACTGACTCCGTCGTCAGTCAGTGGAATGTCCCCATTCTCTCAACTTGCCTTCCTTCCTCCTTATTACCCAGTCAGTCTAATTAACCAGTCGGTCTACACTatgattttattctttaatttgttCACATTAGTCAACTCTTATATTACAGATGACAAATGATCAATGAGAGGGGCATATATAGGCCCCATAATAAGACATGAGAGACCCACACGAATAATATAAAAGTTGCAGACAACATAAAGCTTTTCCGTTTCATATCTCAACTGAGAACATCTCATGATTTCCAACAGAATCAAAAAGCACACATACTTTATCTTTGAAAGACAAGGAATAGTTATTTTCAACTAGCTAGCAATCCCACACTCAACAGATTTTGATCAATATCAAGTACaaataaaacatcaaaaatGAGTTTTATACTTGAACTAGTTTCAATGCATGGCTACGTTCCCTTTGCCTTTGACGTCAATATTATAGTCTTAATTCCCAATTCTGAGTTTGGAAGCATGCATATGATCCGTCAAGTTATTCTTTGAATATGTTCTCATCATAAATCATATGATGAGTGCAGCCATTATCAATAAACCAAGCTTCATTAATTAGTTCTATTGTTTGCAAAACAGCTGGTTGCCACAAACTATTGCTCCTCGATCTTGTTGTTGATCAACAACTTGTGCATGTTGTGTgccttgttcttcatttttgcGAACGTTCTCCATGTAGCCCATTTGATTACAAGACTTGCATTTAATTACATCAAGTCTAAACTAACAATATTTCTGTAAGTGTGATGTTTTCTTACAGTGTGGATATAGGGAAAATTTCCCTTTTTTGCCACCATCATTATTGTTTTCGTCCTCTTTTCTATTCACCCAAATCTGATAACTttcacctatttataggtaaTATAGGTGGTATCAACATGAAATTATTTTCTGACATAGATATTATATGGCGAGTCATTCTACATGGCTCGGCGGGCCTACCGAGCCCCTCACAAAAAGGggacaaaaagataattttgcccccgCTTACTTTGCAAATTTGAAAAGCGGGCCATTGCCTCGCCCTTGCTCTGTGCGTCTTTCCTATTATGGCTGCCGCCTCGCTTCGCTGCCATTGCCTTGCCTCCGTCGCCTTTCTGCTATCGCATCGCCTCGCCTCGTGGATAGTCAATGGGCGGGACAATCCATGGGAGGGGAAGGGAGAGAGCAGGGTGTGGGGACAAAATCATCTTTTTGTTCTCTTTCGATAAGTTCGTCGAGctttaatttctagaattttccttATATGGCTTGAAGGCTAAGTGTTTGGTTTTTTGAAAAAGAGAAGATTTTTCACTGGATTCACTAACTCTCAAACACATACCCTTAAAAGATCAATAAAGTTTCGATACCAATTTGTAGGAATTAAGAAGGAGCTAAGAGAATAAAGGCTGTTACAGAAGATTGaaaaattaatgattaattCTCATTAAACTAACTTAATTTATAACAGTACATCAGgagaaaaaacataattttttcctaaaaatagCAACTAATTTGACTTAAATTCAAActgaatttaattattcaaactaaacaactaaaattcaaaaagattagttagtttttaaaaatattttttatatcttttccAAGACAAATATGGCAGCAGAACTTGAAGAGCTCAACATACACATATAAGTGATGAGCTTCAAGATCGACAATATCAACTTAATTTCCTCTGCTCAGACCAGTCACCTGATTAacgcggcggcggcggcggccgcCATCTTCAAATCTCCCTACCTCTATAAATATGGAATAATACCACAAATTAGTTGCTCCTTCTCAACGCCGGCCGGACACACTTCATTAATCCCATAACTACATCGATCGAATTAATGGGTGCCACAACCACAACCACTTCATCGTCTTCCTCAATCTCCGGCGGGGGCGACAGGGTCACGACCGCGGCGGCCTTCTCCGGCTTGCCCACCGTCTTCAAGCTGCTCCCCACGGGAACCGTCCTCTTGTTCCAGTTCGTCAACCCCATCCTCACCAACAGCGGCCAATGCACCGACTCCAACAAGGCCGTCGCCGGCGCCGTCATTGTCCTCTGCGGCCTTCTCTGCTTCGTCGCCTCCTTCTCCGACAGCTACAAGGGCAGCGACGGCCAAACCCATTACGGCTTCGCCACCCGGAAGGGCATCTGGCCGTCGCCGGTCGCCGAGTCGGTGGACTTGTCGGCCTACAGGATTGGGTTCGCGGACTTTGTCCACGCGTTCTTCTCGGTGTTGGTGTTTGCGGCGGTGTCGCTTCTGGATTCCGACACCATGCAATGCTTTTATCCGTCTTTTGAGCCGACTCAGAAGGCCCTGATCGTGGTCTCGCCGCCGGTAATTGGTGTCCTCGCTAGCTATGTGTTTTTGGTGTTTCCGAACAGCCGCCAAGGGATTGGG is a window of Diospyros lotus cultivar Yz01 chromosome 10, ASM1463336v1, whole genome shotgun sequence DNA encoding:
- the LOC127811948 gene encoding protein DMP2-like, with the protein product MGDTTTTTPASSSSSGGSSSPTTEAAFSGLANIIKLLPTGTVLLFQFLNPVLTNNGQCSDSNKSVAAAVIALCGLSCFVSSFTDSYEGSDGRTHYGFVTLKGIRPSPAAESVDLSAYKIGFGDFVHAAFSVMVFAAVSLLDSNTVECFYPSFQSTQKSLVMALPPVIGAAASTLFAVFPNKRHGIGYASSSQQNSNKSSSAVGPNQNESTPDNNQSSV
- the LOC127812154 gene encoding protein DMP2-like codes for the protein MGATTTTTSSSSSISGGGDRVTTAAAFSGLPTVFKLLPTGTVLLFQFVNPILTNSGQCTDSNKAVAGAVIVLCGLLCFVASFSDSYKGSDGQTHYGFATRKGIWPSPVAESVDLSAYRIGFADFVHAFFSVLVFAAVSLLDSDTMQCFYPSFEPTQKALIVVSPPVIGVLASYVFLVFPNSRQGIGYASSSTQQDSSDSSAIVLQRRDKSPDNSRPPV